From the Cucurbita pepo subsp. pepo cultivar mu-cu-16 chromosome LG05, ASM280686v2, whole genome shotgun sequence genome, one window contains:
- the LOC111795538 gene encoding LOB domain-containing protein 2 — protein MQRHNLGALQPAPACAACKHQRKKCHETCPLAPYFPADQNREFQAVHKVFGVSNVTKMVKNVREEDRRKAVESLVWEAVCRQNDPVLGPFGEYKRVLEELKVCKMGQNQSQSSNPFVGQVGLPCFGGSISNNGNGIMGLINGGVNGTHLFNYLHDNLSAIIDSSPYTNSSTYNLQSPEKLMRLQQDHKEISSTIVVPFQPPPPQQQQQHQQQHQQHPNFHHCF, from the coding sequence ATGCAAAGGCACAACCTTGGAGCTCTGCAGCCCGCCCCGGCCTGCGCCGCGTGCAAGCACCAAAGGAAGAAATGTCACGAAACCTGCCCGTTGGCACCATACTTCCCGGCCGATCAAAACCGGGAATTCCAAGCCGTTCACAAGGTGTTTGGAGTGAGCAATGTGACCAAAATGGTGAAGAATGTGAGAGAAGAGGATAGGAGAAAGGCAGTGGAGTCTCTAGTTTGGGAGGCTGTTTGTAGGCAAAATGATCCGGTTTTAGGACCCTTTGGAGAGTACAAAAGGGTGTTGGAAGAGCTTAAAGTTTGTAAAATGGGTCAAAACCAAAGCCAAAGCTCAAACCCATTTGTGGGGCAAGTGGGTTTGCCTTGTTTTGGTGGGTCCATTAGTAACAATGGGAATGGGATTATGGGACTAATTAATGGAGGGGTTAATGGAACCCATTTGTTTAATTACCTTCATGATAATCTAAGTGCCATTATTGATTCAAGTCCTTATACTAATTCTTCCACTTATAATTTGCAAAGCCCTGAGAAATTGATGAGATTGCAGCAAGATCATAAAGAGATTAGTTCAACCATCGTTGTGCCGTTtcagccgccgccgccgcagcagcaacagcagcatCAGCAGCAGCATCAGCAGCATCCCAATTTCCACCATTGTTTTTAG
- the LOC111795536 gene encoding pentatricopeptide repeat-containing protein At1g06270 — protein sequence MKLGTARTSSFLLHFHQFLRQCSSVPSITPAQSLQESIRAAVESKSYQKLPDLFPSLQEACQNPNPFSFLSTFPVNFRTHVVDEILQSLIPLRPRSRPQFVHASLLFYTLQSPSPLPLSLPVLQRILHSGCVPVPQTHLLLSSVWLKQRRQSKSVASILLDMRSIGYEPDSSICNYLISSLCAIDELAEAFQVLKGMGGAGCVPDLESYGTLISSSTAVRRTAEAVELLKEMVVKVKLTPRQGTVINVVAALRANGEIRRAVEIIELLEKESYNVGFESYEILVEGCLECREYILAGKVVMGMTEKGYIPYIRVRHKVVEGLAGIGETELASAVRRRFAELRS from the coding sequence ATGAAACTTGGAACTGCAAGGACTTCTTCGTTTTTACTCCATTTCCATCAGTTTTTGCGGCAATGTTCTTCAGTCCCCTCAATAACTCCAGCACAATCGCTTCAAGAAAGCATTAGAGCTGCAGTTGAATCAAAGTCATATCAGAAACTTCCAgatttgtttccttctttaCAAGAAGCTTGCCAAAACCCCAATCCTTTCTCGTTTCTCTCTACTTTTCCTGTTAACTTTAGAACACACGTTGTGGATGAGATATTGCAATCTTTAATCCCTCTCAGACCTCGCTCAAGGCCACAGTTTGTCCATGCCTCTCTGCTTTTCTATACTCTTCAAAGCCCTTCACCCCTTCCCCTCTCTCTTCCAGTTCTCCAGCGGATTCTCCACTCTGGTTGTGTTCCTGTCCCTCAGACCCACCTTCTCCTCTCTTCTGTATGGCTAAAACAACGTCGCCAATCTAAGTCTGTTGCTAGCATCTTGTTGGACATGCGGTCGATTGGATATGAGCCTGATAGCAGCATATGTAATTATCTTATATCCTCTCTTTGTGCCATTGATGAGTTAGCTGAGGCATTTCAAGTCTTGAAGGGTATGGGGGGAGCAGGATGCGTCCCTGACTTGGAGAGTTATGGCACTTTAATTAGTTCATCAACAGCAGTTAGACGGACAGCTGAGGCAGTGGAACTGCTGAAAGAAATGGTTGTAAAAGTTAAGTTGACACCAAGACAAGGAACGGTCATTAACGTTGTGGCTGCATTACGAGCAAACGGAGAGATAAGGAGAGCAGTTGAGATCATTGAGCTGTTGGAGAAGGAGAGTTACAATGTTGGATTTGAGAGTTATGAGATTCTTGTTGAAGGTTGTCTGGAGTGTCGTGAGTATATTTTAGCAGGAAAGGTGGTCATGGGGATGACAGAGAAAGGGTATATACCATATATCAGGGTCAGGCATAAGGTTGTTGAGGGGCTTGCTGGTATTGGAGAGACGGAACTGGCATCTGCTGTGAGACGCAGGTTTGCTGAGTTGAGGTCTTAG
- the LOC111795537 gene encoding LOW QUALITY PROTEIN: KDEL-tailed cysteine endopeptidase CEP2 (The sequence of the model RefSeq protein was modified relative to this genomic sequence to represent the inferred CDS: inserted 5 bases in 3 codons; substituted 1 base at 1 genomic stop codon) has translation MDLNGSSSNTLLNGASEPKLQLITGASRKAIESLTDQPCLANKKLHKSSPNKAWRSSSEQNQAKAAVEAISKIKTGTLVSQSEQELVDHDVISGNQGCNGGFMYKAFQFIKKTGLTTEREHPNIEAICNKQKARYXTMTEKVPVIDEKSIKDAVANQPXSVAIHTGGYDFQFYSGGVFSWNCGKELNHGVAVVGYGEASNKSYWLVKNSCQEFMGHXRGESGYTRILKXISKGTCGIAMEASYPFKD, from the exons ATGGACCTAAATGGCTCCTCATCAAACACATTATTGAATGGTGCATCTGAGCCTAAGCTTCAACTCATCACGGGTGCCTCAAGGAAGGCGATAGAGTCGTTAACAGATCAACCCTGTCTAGCCAACAAGAAACTGCACAAGTCATCACCCAATAAGGCGTGGCGATCTTCTAGTGAGCAAAATCAGGCCAAAGCAGCTGTGGAAGCCATtagcaaaataaaaacaggCACATTGGTCTCTCAATCAGAACAAGAGCTTGTCGACCATGATGTCATCTCGGGGAACCAGGGATGCAATGGTGGCTTCATGTACAAAGCATTTCAGTTCATCAAAAAAACTGGACTCACTACAGAAAGAGAACATCCAAACATTGAAGCTATATGCAATAAACAAAAAGCGAGATA CACTATGACAGAAAAAGTACCTGTAATTGATGAGAAAAGCATTAAAGATGCAGTTGCTAACCAGCC GTCTGTAGCAATTCATACAGGGGGATATGATTTCCAGTTCTATTCTGGTGGAGTTTTCTCATGGAATTGTGGAAAGGAACTCAATCATGGAGTGGCAGTAGTTGGGTATGGGGAAGCTAGCAATAAATCTTACTGGCTTGTCAAGAATTCATGTCAAGAATTCATGGGGCACTGACGGGGTGAATCTGGTTACACGAGAATTCTGA TGATAAGCAAAGGTACTTGTGGCATAGCTATGGAGGCTAGCTACCCCTTCAAAGACTGA
- the LOC111795534 gene encoding protein NRT1/ PTR FAMILY 6.4-like yields the protein MVLVSKHGGGGEEDAAVDFRGNPVEKSRTGGWLAAGLILGTELSERICVMGISMNLVTYLLWDLHLSSAKSATIVTNFLGALNLLGLLGGFLADAKLGRFLTVATFASITAVGVILLTLATTIPGMRPPHCDMSSTRQLHQCIAANGGQLAMLYAALYTIALGGGGIKSNVSGFGSDQFDVNDPKEEKAMLFFFNRFYFAISIGSLFGVIVLVYVQDNVGRGWGYGISGGTMVIAVIVLVCGTTFYRFKKPRGSPLTVIWRVVLLAWKKRSLPHPAHPRFLNDYQNAKVPYTYRFMCLDKAAILDEVAAINQNRYNPWIVSTVTEVEEVKMVLKLLPIWSTGILFWTIYSQMTTFTVEQASFMDRKVGKFVIPAGSMSAFLFIAILLVTSMNEKLFIPIARKLTHNVQGLTSLQRIGIGLVFSIFGMVAAGVVEKERRAFAVGQNTLISVFWLIPQFFLVGAGEAFAYVGQLEFFIREAPERMKSMSTGLFLSTLSMGFFVSSLLVTIVENVTNKQWLKSNLNKGNLNYFYWLLAVLGLLNFLFFLLLARKHQYKNQHYSSSNDNNEELKSSSDKIALEMEGPISMKATET from the exons atg GTTCTAGTGTCAAAACATGGGGGAGGAGGGGAAGAAGATGCTGCAGTGGATTTTAGGGGAAACCCAGTGGAGAAGTCAAGAACCGGGGGATGGCTTGCTGCAGGGCTCATCTTAG GAACTGAACTCTCTGAAAGGATATGTGTGATGGGCATATCAATGAACTTAGTGACATATCTACTTTGGGATCTGCATCTTTCTTCAGCTAAGTCTGCAACTATTGTGACTAATTTTCTTGGGGCCCTTAATCTTCTTGGCCTTCTTGGTGGCTTCTTAGCTGATGCCAAGCTGGGACGGTTCCTCACTGTTGCAACCTTTGCTTCCATAACTGCTGTG GGTGTGATTTTGTTAACATTGGCCACAACCATCCCTGGCATGAGACCTCCTCATTGTGATATGTCCTCCACAAGGCAACTTCATCAATGCATTGCGGCTAATGGTGGGCAACTTGCCATGCTCTATGCTGCACTTTATACCATAGCACTTGGCGGAGGGGGGATAAAATCAAATGTGTCGGGATTCGGGTCCGATCAATTTGATGTCAACGATCCAAAGGAAGAGAAGGCTATgttattcttcttcaatagGTTCTACTTTGCCATAAGCATTGGATCGTTGTTTGGTGTGATTGTGTTAGTTTATGTACAAGACAATGTGGGAAGAGGCTGGGGCTATGGAATTTCAGGAGGGACCATGGTGATTGCTGTTATTGTATTGGTTTGTGGGACAACATTTTACAGGTTTAAGAAGCCTAGAGGAAGTCCTCTAACAGTGATATGGAGGGTAGTGCTTTTGGCTTGGAAGAAGAGAAGCCTCCCTCACCCAGCTCATCCCAGGTTCTTAAATGACTACCAAAATGCCAAGGTTCCTTACACCTACAGGTTCAT GTGTCTAGACAAGGCTGCAATTCTGGACGAGGTTGCGGCGATCAATCAAAACAGATATAATCCCTGGATAGTCTCGACCGTGACTGAAGTCGAGGAAGTGAAAATGGTTCTGAAGCTTTTACCCATATGGTCCACTGGCATCCTCTTTTGGACAATCTACTCTCAGATGACTACATTCACAGTAGAGCAAGCATCATTTATGGATAGAAAAGTTGGCAAGTTTGTGATTCCTGCTGGTTCTATGTCAGCCTTTCTATTCATCGCCATCCTGCTAGTCACTTCCATGAACGAGAAACTGTTCATTCCCATTGCTCGGAAACTGACTCACAATGTCCAAGGTCTCACAAGCCTACAGAGGATTGGGATTGGCCttgttttctcaatttttggTATGGTGGCTGCTGGAGTTGTTGAGAAGGAGAGGAGGGCATTTGCTGTGGGACAAAATACTCTTATAAGCGTTTTCTGGTTAATACCTCAGTTCTTCTTGGTTGGTGCTGGAGAGGCATTTGCATATGTTGGACAACTCGAGTTTTTCATCAGAGAAGCACCAGAACGAATGAAATCCATGAGCACAGGACTTTTCCTTAGCACCCTTTCCATGGGATTTTTTGTAAGTAGTTTGTTGGTGACGATAGTAGAAAACGTAACCAACAAGCAATGGCTGAAAAGTAATCTCAACAAGGGAAACTTGAACTACTTCTATTGGCTACTTGCAGTGTTGGGACTGctgaactttttattttttcttctactgGCCCGGAAACATCAGTACAAAAACCAGCATTATTCCAGTTCTAATGACAACAATGAGGAGCTCAAGAGTTCAAGTGACAAGATCGCACTTGAAATGGAAGGACCAATTAGCATGAAGGCAACAGAAACCTAG
- the LOC111795541 gene encoding uncharacterized protein LOC111795541, producing MNAFKAFKANVPIAWSPNLYITLVRGIPGTRRLHRRTLEALRLRKCNRTVMRWNTPTVRGMLQQVKRLVVVETEEMFKARKQKVEQHKSLRTPLVVNHLPAPSSGSS from the exons ATGAATGCCTTCAAGGCCTTCAAAGCGAATGTTCCAATTGCATGGAGTCCTAATCTCTATATCACATTAGTGAGAGGCATTCCTGGAACAAGGAGACTTCACAGACGTACTTTAGAGGCCTTACGTCTTCGGAAATGCAACCGAACTGTCATGCGCTGGAACACCCCAACTGTTCGAGGAATGCTTCAACAG GTAAAGCGATTAGTAGTCGTTGAAACAGAAGAAATGTTTAAAGCCCGTAAACAGAAGGTGGAACAGCACAAATCTCTTCGAACGCCATTAGTTGTAAATCACCTTCCTGCTCCAAGTTCGGGTTCTTCTTGA